The genomic window ctttggacgcagccaagatatttatgcacgctatgattctttcccatatgtcttattgcatcacatgttgggggcaggctgaAAAAACAGCCATAAAgcctcttgagtccttatacaaacaaactctaaaaactctggacaaaaagcaatgcgtttccatcactgtagggtactggagaaatacaatttactgagctttgagaattttagattattctcaaatttgtgcctagtttataaatattaaatggtttgatggtgtgactttgtgtacactcgctcagtaagttctattagatcctccaggatatcctctatacaagattgtaccataccatttcatcccactgcatttggacagtcagctttctctttGAAAGCTGCAATTCAGTGGAAAGCCCTACCTTTCTTCAGTTAACGTAAAACTACACAACAAGATGTAAAGATAAACCTGTCATAGGTGTGGTCATTTGAGTCACTAGTCGTTGTGTCTGCATCTTCGTCTATCAGCCATTTGTAGCGATAACAGCTGATGCGaattcctttcttctttttacttgAGAGGTAACGTCCATCTGCATTGAAGTCTCCCAATAACATAATGTTctgcagaaaaatatatatataaacataatttatcaTCACAGACATCATCATTAGTAACAACCCACCAAATATAACAACCAAGAAAAACTGTAGTCAATATAAACATATATCTAGTGGTATAATTGGTGTTCTCTTTTCAGCAAGAATGAATGAACAACTCTTTTGTACTGTTTCATTGAGGAGCTCTTTCCCCTGTTTACCCATAGCCTCAATACACTGCCAATGATCATAATGGAAGCAAGAATTCATTCTATACCATATAAGATAAGCTTTTGTGGTGACTCAGGATTTCTAGacaacaataaatattaataaaatgtacacaaaatgtaaaattcattaaataaagaacttcatttaatatatatatatatatatatatatatatatatatatatatatatatatatcaatgaTGTCTTACCCCCTCTACTAAAGAGTATATGCGCACAAGGTGATAATCATCTTGAGATTGTTTTGGCTTCATGTcgtctatatttatatacagtgaATAGTTTCCTAACtcaattaaaggcaaaaaagaccaaaaacaatcaacttaaaggaaaaataacatCCCAACAGTATTTGCGGaatcatttaatattaatttgtaaatctgttattttatattCCATATtgctgtacaataaaaaaatgttattgttaaCTGTGCACTTGGCCGCCTCTTGCACATTGCCTCTGTGAAATGCTTTAAGGGATGTGAGCGTAAAACATCTGTAAGGGCAAGTAGATTTTTAGTTAGGAAAGCAACcatttcataaatattttttatcaaataataatattcttttgattatttttttactgttctttatATCTATTTGATTCATATCAAACCCACATCAGCGCTCCATCTTCTCCTCACATCTTTGACCACATCATCCAGAGCGTTCAGCTCTCTCACCACATCCATTGGTGTGGTGTGGACTGGGATCAGTACCAGGTCCTCCACAactagaaacacaaacacacccagtTAAGATATGGTAGATGTgctcgaacacacacacacacaaacagacacacacgcacgcacgcacacacaagtaCCTGTGTTTAGACACTTGAGCTGCAGGATGAAAGGCTCTCTGGCGAAAGCGTCCTCATCCCCTTCTTGATCGTCTTTGTACTGGTAGGTGTCAACCACCTCCACCTCATCTTctctgagagacacacacacacacacacacacacagaggatgagatgttgaaaatgacaaatactCTCTGAACGAGTTATTCACTGGAAAAATAAGAGAGTATCTCCCACCTGTAGAAGAAGACAAACTGCTCCTTGTAGGAGCTTCGTCCCAGTTGTACACTCTTCATCATGGCAAACGGATTATTTCTGTTCTCCCTGTcaggaacagaaacagaaataactgTTACACtattattactgttttattttatttgttaggGACGGtgtaatttaatataattcaaaTACAGAGCATGAAACTGATGTGCTGCACAGAGTTTATAGCTGTTGCTAATTTTCAACTCTTGTCGCTAGTTTGGctttacataataaaaatatacacacactgttacaccgTTGTAACTACCAGCAAAGTAATTATGGGCTTTTTGTTTCAGTGTAGAGgtatttgattttttgttttgttttcagttttctgagTTTGCTTTTACGGGCCTGTCCAAAGACGTCCTCGGGGAAACTGTGTATTTGTCCATGTGCAAAGAGCTCACCTGGTGTTGTTGAGTTCTCTGAGCAACAGCTTCATGGCCTTGCCTGTGGAATCCACCACCTCCAGTATCACCACCACGCTGTACCGAGACATAATCTGCAAGATACACAGCCAACACATGACAGTAGGTCAgtgatataatgaaaataaagcagaaCATTATAGAATAGAATACAATCTAATATATTGGGATAGAGAACAGCAACAAACCAGCAACACAattgacctttttcacagccGATATTCTGACACGATAAttattacagtaagaaaaaagtagacaaaatattgtgtttactgtcatagaggactaaagaaaccagaaaatattcacatttaagaagctggaatcctttttcccttaaaaaatgtctaaatgattaatcaattatcaaaatagttggcaattaatttaaaagttggaaactgatcgattaatcaactaatcattgcagcttctagactttctaaatgttatcggaccgaatTGAATCATTTCACAGAGGTTGTGTGACCATTTTAGATCTGCAACAGTAGCAACGGAGTAGTCTACTGTATggtgacagtgtttttgtgattattgtcactaccagaagggggagacaaaagtcccaaactccagctttaagtggaaaacaaaaacacactttgaaaacgaatgtggttaaaaaaataaaaaaaataaatgaaataaaactaaaacattatagtgaaaatttgaaaatgcaAACATAATGAATGTACTCTGGTCCAGCATAGTAAGTTACCCTGATGAGATTTGTCTGCACATCCTCTTTGTTGACCTTTGTCCATCCCAGTTTCTTGACATTGAAGGCTGCAATCTTCATTTTTACTACAAGAACAAAGTTCACATAAGTTCAgagtttgaaaaaaacattatatgaGCAGGAGAACGTGGGatagaagaaagaagaagagggattaaaaagaaggaagagaaagCAGAAAAGCTCCAGCTAATCACCTAATAATTTTGTCTGCACCAGAAAACATGAGACAAGAGTTTTTAGCTTACTGTCATTTTATTGATTGTTACTTGCGGATTCATGTAATGCATATAGCAGAGAAGTGAGTTCATTTATACCTCGTCTCAGGATACCAGACATCGGAGATCTCTGCCTACCAAAGTCTGGGTATTTCTAAATGCTCAGAAGTTGCTAGAACATTGGAAAATGGCTACTAACAAACCTATGCCCCTTACATTCTGTCAAGGTCACGCTTTACTGGAAATGAtactccccccccccatctcctCTCTCACCGCCCTGGTATGAAGGGCTGCCCTAAAGACTTTGAATTGGTTCTGTTTGTTTCCACCCAGAAACAAAAGctgggagattgtcctcagtGTCTATGAGCGAAGCATTTAGACCTGATTGACCTAATTTAATTTAAgctgttaaaagacaaaacaggaaTCAAGTGGACAATGTTATGTTTGCACCGTGTTATCATATCAGGAAATATTCAGTGGAAAGGAAACAGCCACTCATGATGTGGAATTACTTCTAGTTCCAAACCGTGACTTAATTTCCTCATTAATCATCTTTAGAGAGAGATTTGCAACGTCTTAAACATTTTTCAGGTAAAGGATTTTCTAATTTCTCATaaatacacactaaaaatcactgagTTAAAATACATCTCTGAGTTACTGACACTGACCTGCTCACAGTCTGAGTTCATCATGCAGGAAACTGTTGTGTAAGACTTTAAGACACCACGACTCCGGAGCAACTAACTGGAGAACTCAGATTTGCAAAATCAGTATCCTCTTTTAAATTGCCTCTGAAAGCATATTTTTATCACAAAGCTTCATTGAAAATTGTCTACATGTGCATATTtaatatgtgtgtctgtaatacatacagtaacatGTTCGTGTGTATGAATTGATATAAATTCTTATGGTTTACATTACTTCTATAAgtggattttctgttttatcacATCGACACCTGAACgcttgaagaaaaaaagaagcaagagagaaaataaatacatattatatacaagaagaagaagaagaagaaaagagaagcgGTGCCCTGGTTCAAATataaagaaattatttaaaagagatatttaacaaataaatatgaaacctgaacatgatgttttcattattgcagcccacaaaaatatttttttcagtttggcaGCTTTATAAAAATCCAGCAGGTTTcccactaaaataaaataataaagtgctGCTAAATTAACAATTAAATTGCTGCACGTGTTTTAGCACCGAAATATAGGAAACTAGTTGTAATAGAcacaaaactaaataaactaaaaaaaataacaactcaCCAATCTGCCTGAGATGAGcgaaaaacagcaaacagcagaggTTGATACTCTGTCAGCAGACAAAATGTGTCTGAGAGTTTCTACAGAGAGGAGTCAGTTTAAAATTAGAGAGACAGGAAGTCTATCTGCCAACCCAAAAATTTGGCGCGCAAATACACAGTCTGGTGATAAACGgtacattaaagaaaaaagcTGCCCAAAAGCTGCTGTTGGTGAGGCAACACATgattattgtactttttactctgCATTTACCTGACAGTTACATCTcaagtttaatattttacattaaaaacatatgatAAGTTTATAAAAtaccaacctttttggcttttgagtCACAGAAAAAGCAGTTTACCGCAGCTAAGGGGGATTCCATCATACTGAAACAGTGTGTGTCAGCCCTCGGGGGCCCTACAATCTGATTGGCTACCCCAGATGCCACCCCAAAACTTCTGCCACCTTATTGGCTTCCACCTTGCTGTGGGGCGGGTGTTTGGCCAGCATATTTGTTCATACCGAGATGCTGCACCTGTATGGTTGACAGAAGCCCTGAGGGCTGACTCATGCTGTctcagcatgtgtgtatgtagcaTCCTGCCATGAAACCCCTGTCCCACATGACtaataattaatgtttattcattaataaatcatttgttgtatgttttatatcTTATGTTACTCTTACCTACCTTCCATAGCCCCTCTTTTTCTCGATGTCCATGCTTTGATtgaattgaaagaaaaaaaagtgggaCTCCCCCTTAAATGTGGTACCAATGCAGGGACAACCAGG from Thunnus maccoyii chromosome 3, fThuMac1.1, whole genome shotgun sequence includes these protein-coding regions:
- the LOC121894373 gene encoding deoxyribonuclease-1-like isoform X2, which encodes MKIAAFNVKKLGWTKVNKEDVQTNLIRIMSRYSVVVILEVVDSTGKAMKLLLRELNNTRENRNNPFAMMKSVQLGRSSYKEQFVFFYREDEVEVVDTYQYKDDQEGDEDAFAREPFILQLKCLNTVVEDLVLIPVHTTPMDVVRELNALDDVVKDVRRRWSADNIMLLGDFNADGRYLSSKKKKGIRISCYRYKWLIDEDADTTTSDSNDHTYDRIVVTGDDLYEAIVPGSAQPFNFQKAYRLSTATTRAISDHYPVEVELIEK
- the LOC121894373 gene encoding deoxyribonuclease-1-like isoform X1, with protein sequence MALAKPTRVVKMKIAAFNVKKLGWTKVNKEDVQTNLIRIMSRYSVVVILEVVDSTGKAMKLLLRELNNTRENRNNPFAMMKSVQLGRSSYKEQFVFFYREDEVEVVDTYQYKDDQEGDEDAFAREPFILQLKCLNTVVEDLVLIPVHTTPMDVVRELNALDDVVKDVRRRWSADNIMLLGDFNADGRYLSSKKKKGIRISCYRYKWLIDEDADTTTSDSNDHTYDRIVVTGDDLYEAIVPGSAQPFNFQKAYRLSTATTRAISDHYPVEVELIEK